CTGAATCTGGCCGGTATTCACTTGTCTTCCTACAATCTCAAGCGCGTCAAGGACCTCAGAAGGTCGTATTCCTCCAGGAAGGTCATAATCGAAGACCGGATCGATGACTTCAAGAGGTTCCTCGAGCAGGACGACGAGGACGTCTTCGCGGAGCTCTGCTTCTGCATCTGCACGCCCCAGTCGAGGGCGAGGTCATGCGACCGCGCCATCAGCGGGATGAAGAGGACTGGCACTCTTTACGGCGGCACCGAGGACGACATACACTCGGAGCTGAGCGGAGTCCGCTTCAGCGGGAACAAGGCGCGGTACATCCTCACCGCCAGGGAGCAGTTCTCGAGCGGGGGGCGCATCCAGATCAAGAAGAAGCTCACCGGGCACCTCGATGTCGAGGGGTTGCGTGACTGGCTCG
The nucleotide sequence above comes from Candidatus Thermoplasmatota archaeon. Encoded proteins:
- a CDS encoding N-glycosylase/DNA lyase yields the protein MSSYNLKRVKDLRRSYSSRKVIIEDRIDDFKRFLEQDDEDVFAELCFCICTPQSRARSCDRAISGMKRTGTLYGGTEDDIHSELSGVRFSGNKARYILTAREQFSSGGRIQIKKKLTGHLDVEGLRDWLAKNVRGLGYKEASHFLRNIGLGLDLAILDRHILKNLELAGVIETMPTYMSRKKYLEIEGKMRAYAEEIGIPMGHLDLLLWSQETGEVFR